Within the Catalinimonas niigatensis genome, the region TATCATTATTATCTGCCCAAATACTAGCCACTAAGCCAGGAAGAAACATCAAAGATTGAGCAAAGATAATGGGCATTACACCTGATGCATTTACTTTCAAAGGGATATATTGACGCTGCCCTCCATATACTTTGTTACCTACTACTTGCTTTGCATACTGCACTGGAATTCTTCTTACAGCTTGTGTAAGCATAACAGCAGCCATCACAACAAAGAAAAGAGCAACAATTTCAATCACGAATAAGAGTGCTCCATTCATACCTTTGGCTAAAGCTTCTGCTACAATAGATCCCGGGAACCTTGAAATAATACCAATCATGATGAGCATGGAGATGCCATTTCCAATTCCTTTGTCTGTAATCTTCTCACCCAGCCACATGCAGAAAATAGTACCGGAGGTAAGGATGATCAAAGATGATACAGTAAAGAAAAATCTGTCAATGAGTATAGCTTCAGCTGGTACCGCATATGAAAGATAGCCGATTCCCTGACCAAAAGTAATGAAGATAGTCAGGACACGAGTAATCTGATTAATCTTCTTTCGCCCGGAATCTCCTTCTTTTTGTAATTTCTGAAAGTAGGGAACAGCTACAGTTAGTAATTGAATAACAATAGATGCCGAGATGTAAGGCATAATACCTAAGCCAAAAATAGATGCCCTTTCAAAAGCTCCTCCAAGAAATGTATCAAGTAAACCAAAAATACCCCCTGCTCCCTCTCCTAATCGAGAAGGGTCTACTCCAGGTAATACCACAAAAGATCCTAATCTAAAAATGATAAGGAACCCCAGTGTGTTCAGAATCCTGGTTCTGAGCTCTTCTATTGAAAATATATTACGTATAGTGGTAATAAATTTCTTCATGGCTCTAAAGTTTTTTGACTGACCCTCCTGCTGCTGATATGGCTTCTTCAGCCGATGCAGAAAAAGCATGGGCTTCAACTTCTAATTTAGCAGAAAGCTCCCCACTGCCTAAAATCTTAACTTTATCGTTCTTTCCTACTAGACCATACTTTTTTAAAGTATCTATTGACAGAGCAGTCTCCCCTATCTTTTCAGATAAAATTTGAAGCTGGCCAATATTGATGGCATTATATTCAACTCTATTAGGATTTCTAAAACCAAATTTGGGCACTCTACGCTGTAAAGGCATCTGACCACCTTCAAAACCAGCTTTTTTCTTGTAACCAGATCTTGATTTAGCTCCTTTGTGGCCTCTTGAAGCAGTACCGCCAAATCCAGAACCGATACCTCTTCCTAATCTTTTCTTAGTCTTAACAGAACCTTTAGCAGGCTTTATTGTATGCAAATCCATCTATTTAAGCTTCAGTAACGTTAACTAAATGAGATACTTTAATAACCATACCGTTGATTTGAGGAGTATTTTCTACTTCAACGGTCTTATTTATTTTCCCCAAACCCAAAGCTTTTATAGTAGCCTTTTGATTTTTAGGACGCTTTATCGCACTCTTAACCTGGGTAATTCTAATTTTTGCCATAATATCAACCGTTAAAAACTTTTTCCAAAGTAACACCTCTTTGCTCGGCTACTGCATAAGGATCTCTCATATTAGCTAAAGCATCAAATGTAGCTTTTACCACATTATGGGGATTAGAAGAGCCTTTTGATTTAGCTAAAACGTCATGTACACCCGCACTCTCTAAAACAGCGCGCATAGCACCACCTGCAATAACTCCAGTACCAGGAGATGCTGGCTTTATAAGTACAAATCCTCCACCGTACTTGCCTAGTGTTGCATGAGGTATAGTACCTTTCAAAACAGGTACTTTAAGAAGGTTTTTCTTAGCATCATCCACTCCTTTAGTGATTGCATCAGTCACCTCATTGGCTTTACCCAATCCATACCCTACTACACCATCACCATTACCAACTACAACAATTGCCGCGAAACTAAATCTTCTACCTCCTTTAACTACTTTTGCAACTCTTTTAATAGCTACAACACGCTCTTTGAGGTCTATTTCACTCGCTTTTACTGATCTTACGTTTTGTGCCATTTAATTAAAATTTTAATCCTCCCTCTCTAGCGCCTTCAGCTAATGCTTTAACTTTACCATGATAAATATAACCACCTCTGTCAAAGACTACCTGAGAGATTCCGTTAGCAATTGCTTTTTCGGCCAATTTTTTCCCTACTTCTTTTGCTATATCAATAGTAGCATTTGCAGTATTTATTTCTAAAGACGTAGCATGAGCCATAGTATTGCCTACTTCGTCATTGATAATCTGGGCGTATATCGCTTTATTACTTTTATAAACTGACAAACGAGGCCGCTCAGAAGTACCACTTAACTTCCGACGTATACTCTTTTTTATTCTTTGTCTTCTTTGAAGCTTTTTATTAGTAACAGCCATTGATATAATTATTTACTTGCTGTCTTACCAGCCTTACGTCTTATTTTCTCTCCAACAAATCTGACTCCCTTACCTTTGTAAGGCTCTACTGGTCTCAGAGATTTGATTTTGGCAGCTACCTGACCAATAAGCTGCTTATCATGACTATCCAGAGTAATTGTTGGATTCTTTCCTTTTGCAGTTTCAGCTGAAGCACTTACACCCTCGGGTAAACCCAAAAATATATTGTGGGAATAACCTAAATTTAATTCAATCACATTTTGCTGCACTGTAGCACGATATCCTACTCCAACTAATTCTAACTGCTTTTGATAGCCTTTATTTACTCCTTCTATCATGTTATGAATTAGAGCTCTATATAAGCCATGCAAAGCTTTATGTCTTTTCTGATCAGTGGGTCTTACCAAAGTGATTTTTCCCTCTTCAATCTTTACATCAATGTCTTTATCCACTGACTGCTTTAATTCTCCTTTAGGACCCTTGGCAGTAATCACATTTTTATCATTACTAACAGTAACTCCTTGCGGTATATCTATGGGCAACTTTCCTATACGTGACATATTCTACAGTTTAATAGACGTAACAAAGAATCTCACCACCAATATTCAGCTCTCTAGCTTCTTTATCGGTAATTACTCCTTTAGAAGTAGACAAAATTGCCAAACCCAGTCCATTAAGGACACGAGGCAAATTTTCAGCTTTTGCATATTTCCTTAGACCAGGTTTACTGATCCTCTCTAAATGTACAATGGCTGAGTTTTTATTTTTAGGATTATATTTAAGCGCTATCTTAATTACTCCCTGATAATTCACACCATCTTCAAACTTATAGTTCTGAATATATCCCTTATCGTGAAGCACCTTGGTGATTTCCTTCTTAATATTAGAAGCTGGTATTTCAACGATTCTATGTCTAGCTTTTATAGCGTTTCTGACTCTTGTCAAATAATCTGATATGGGATCCGTTATCATTATGGATAAATATTACATGCTCACGAAAAAACGAAGTGCAAAGGTAAAACTTTTTTTTACAAACTAAAATTTTTACCAACTTGCTTTAGTAATGCCTGGTATTTTTCCGTTAGAAGCCATCTCTCTAAACGTAACTCTTGAGATACCAAACTTTCTCATATAACCTCTTGGTCTTCCTGTTAACTTACAGCGATTGTGTAAACGAACTGGGGAAGCATTTTTTGGTAACTTATCCAGCGCTTCATAATCACCATTAGCTTTCAGCTCTGCTCTCTTCTGAGCATACTTTTCTACTAATCTTTTTCTTTTTCTTTCTCTTGCAATTACTGATGTTCTCGCCATTGTATTTATCGATTATTTGAGCTTGAGCTGTTAGCAAAAGGCATTCCCATTGACTTCAACAACTCATAACATTCCTCATCTGTATTAGCATTAGTCACAAACGTTATGTCCATGCCTGAAATGCGATTGACTTTGTCAATGCTAATTTCTGGAAAAATAATTTGTTCTTTTACGCCTAACGTATAATTACCTCTTCCGTCAAATCCTTTATCATTTACTCCTCTAAAATCTCTTACCCGGGGCAGCGCAACATTCAGAAGGCGATCCAGAAATTCATACATTCTGTTTCCTCTCAAAGTCACTTTTGCTCCAATCGGCATTCCTTCACGTAACTTAAAGTTAGAAACTGATTTTTTTGCATAAGTAGGTACTGCTTTTTGGCCGGTGATAGTAGATAATTCTTCTACTCCTACATCTACCAATTTCTTATCCGCTACTGCAGCTCCAATTCCTTTGTTAATACAAATTTTTTCAATTTTGGGAACTTGCATGATGGATTTATATCCGAATTTTTCACGCAAAGCAGGTATAATATCTTCCTGATATTTTTCCTTAAGCCTTGGTTTATATGTTTCTGTAGCTGCCATTATTAAATAAATTCACCGGTTTTCTTAGAATACCTCTGAAGCTTGCCTTTATCATTTTGCTTTCGGCCAACACGTGTAGGTTCTCCCGTAGAAGGATCTACCAACATAAGTTTGCTTACATGAATTGCCGCTTCTTTTTCATTTCTTCCTCCCTCAGGGTTCTGTGCAGAAGGCTTAACATGCTTTGTAACCAAATTAATTCCTTCTACAATAGCTTTATTCTTTTCAGGAAATACCTCCAATACTTTTGCTGTACGTCCTTTATGATTACCAGCAATTACCTTAACTGTATCGTCCTTCTTGATGTGTAGCTTTTTCTTAAAAGTTTTCATATTATAAAACTTCTGGTGCAAGTGAAACAATTTTCATAAACTGCTTCTCGCGCAATTCACGAGCAACAGGGCCGAATATACGTGTGCCACGAGGTTCGTCATTAGCATTAAGCAACACTGCCGCATTTTCCTCAAAACGGATATAAGAACCATCCTTTCTACGGATTTCTTTTTTAACTCTTACAATCACGGCTCTTGAAACAGTTCCTTTTTTCAAACTGCTTGAGGAAAGGGCAGATTTTACGGTAACAATAATTTTATCACCGACGGAGGCGTACCTTTTACCTGTTCCGCCTAATACACGGATACAAAGGACTTCCTTTGCACCGCTATTGTCCGCTACATTCAATCTAGATTCTTGCTGTATCATTGCTTATTTGGCTCTTTCTATGACTTCTAATAAACGCCAGCGCTTTCTTTTACTAAGCGGCCTCGTTTCCATTATTTTAACTGTATCTCCGATACCACACTCATTTTTTTCATCATGAGCCATCAACTTGGTTGTCTTGCCTATGAACTTTCCATACATAGGATGCTTAAGCTTTCTCTGCACAGCAATAGTAATAGACTTATCCATTTTGTTGCTAACAACCAAACCAATTCTTTCTTTTCTTAAATTTCTTTCGGTACTCATAAAGCACTTATTTAACTAATTCTTTGGCTCTTAATTCTGTTTTTAAACGAGCTATGAGTTTGCGGGAGACGCGTATTTTCATAGGATTCTCAATAGGAGAAATACCGTGCGCAAATTTTAGCTTCAGGAGCGTTTCTTTTTCTGCTTCTAACTTTTCAAGCAGCTCTTCTTTGTTAAGAGATTTAATTTCTGAATTTTTCATAACTATAGTCCGGCGTAATCTCTACGTACACTAAATTTTGTCTTTACAGGTAGCTTTTGCGCAGCCAATCTCAATGCTTCCTGAGCTACTGCTGTACTTACACCTGTTAGCTCGAATAGGATATGTCCTGGCTTGATTACAGCTACCCAATATTCAGGAGCTCCTTTACCTTTACCCATACGTACTTCCGCTGGTTTTTTGGTTATCGGCTTATCAGGAAAAATCCGTATCCATACTTGTCCCTCTCTTTTCATAAATCGGGTCATGGCAATACGAGCGGCCTCAATTTGACGGCTGTTAATCCAGCCCGGTTCTAAGGTTTTCAGAGCAAAATTTCCGAATGCAATGGTATGCCCTCTTTGTGCAATACCTTTTACTCTTCCTTTTTGCTTTTTTCTATATTTAGTTCTTTTCGGCTGTAACATGTTTCAGAATGTTAATTATCCGTGATTGATCGGGAATCTTATTTTTTTCTTCTTCTATTTCTTCTTTCACCTCTACCTCCACCACCGCTATTTCCTGCACCACTGCTCTGCTGTTGAGTTCCTACATTTGGTGAAAGATCTCTTTTACCATAGACTTCTCCTTTAAAGACCCATACCTTCACGCCAATCTTACCATATACTGTTTGAGCTTCAGAAATCGCATAATCTATATCTGCTCTTAAAGTATGAAGAGGAATTCTCCCTTCTTTGTATTGCTCTGTACGTGCCATTTCAGCACCTCCTAACCTGCCAGAAACTTTGATCTTAATTCCCTGTGCACCTACTCGTACAGCAGATGCCAAAGCTTGTTTCATCGCTCTACGATATGAGATACGTGCAGCTAATTGTTGCGCGATAGAGGCTCCAATAAGTTTAGCATCAAGTTCTGGACGTTTAATTTCATAGATGTTGATCTGTACTTCTTTACCAGTCAACTTCTTTAGTTCTTCTTTAAGACGGTCTACTTCAGAACCTCCTTTACCTATCACCACACCAGGACGCGCAGTATGTATAGTTAAAGTAATTCTTTTGATAGTGCGCTCAATTACAACTTTAGAAATACCTCCTCTGGGCAGACGAGCGTCTATATATTTTCTTATTTCATGGTCTTCAACTAGTTTGCTGGAGAAATCCTTTCCACCGTACCAGTTAGAATCCCAACCTTTTACGATGCCTAGCCTAAAACCTATAGGGTTTATTTTCTGTCCCATTTAGCTACTTTATTAGTTCTGAATGTAGTTTACTCTTTGCTATCAGTTGTTGTTCCTTCCCCTTCATTACGACTATCTACCACCAATGTGATATGATTAGAACGCTTACGAATTCTATGCGCACGACCTTGTGGTGCGGGTCTTAACCTCTTTAACATCCTTCCTCCATCAACCCTCACTTCTTTTACAAATAGATCAGCATCCTCTAATCTGGCATCTTCATTTCTTTCTTGCCAGTTGGCTATAGCAGACAACAACAATTTCTCCATTTTTGGAGCCCCTTGTTTGGCTTCAAATTTCAACATATTGAGTGCTTCGCTAACTTTGCGTCCACGAATCATATTCGCTACAAGGCGCATTTTACGCGGAGGAGTTGGCACATTATTTAACTTGGCTATTGCTTCCATGATTATCTTTTACCTTTATCTTTCTTAGAGATGTGTCCTCGGAAATTTCTGGTTGGAGCAAACTCTCCTAATTTATGACCTACCATATTTTCAGTTACATAAACCGGAATAAATTTGTTTCCATTATGTACTGCAAAGGTATGCCCAACAAAATCTGGAGAAACCATGGAACGACGTGACCAGGTTTTAATCACTGATTTTTTATTAGATTGATTCATTGTATCAACCTTTTTCTCCAAACGGAAATCTATATAGGGTCCTTTTTTTAGAGAGCGTGCCATTATCTTTTCTTTCTGCTAATGATTAAACGATTTGAATACTTCTTAGGGGTTCTGGTTTTTTGTCCTTTAGCCTTGATACCATTTCTGGAACGAGGGTGACCACCTGTAGCTCTACCTTCACCACCACCCATAGGGTGATCCACTGGGTTCATTACAACACCTCTTACTCTGGGTCTTCTTCCTTTCCACCTGTTTCTACCAGCTTTACCATCTACTACATTCATGTGATCCACATTGGATACTGAACCTACTGTAGCAATACAAGTACTCAACACCATTCTCATTTCACCAGAGGGCAGTTTAAGGGTAGCATATTTTCCTTCACGTGCAAGTAGTTGTGCATATGCCCCCGCACTCCTTGCCATTTGTCCCCCCTTACCAGGATGCAACTCAATATTATGAAGGATTGTACCCAAAGGAATTGATGAAAGGGGTAATGCGTTTCCAACTTCTGGAGCAACTGCTTCTCCGGATATCACTTGCTGACCCACTTCTATTCCTACCGGTGCCAGAATGTAAGATTTACTACCATCTGCATAAAAAAGTAACGCCAGACGAGCCGAACGATTCGGATCATATTCAATGGCTTTTACGGTAGCAGGGACATCATGCTTATTCCTTTTAAAGTCAATTACACGAATTTTCCTTTTATGTCCACCCCCAAGATAACGCATTGTCATGCGACCTTGGTTATTCCTACCTCCCGATTTCTTTAAAGTAACAAGCAAAGACTTTTCCGGCTCCTTTTTACTAACATCAGCAAAATCGGGCGCTAATCTATGTCTTTGTCCTGGAGTTATCGGCCTTAATTTCTTTATCGCCATAGCACTCTTCTATTCTAATTATATTCCACTATAAAAATCTATAATTTCTCCTTCTGCTACTTGTACAATAGCTTTTTTAAAGGAGGGCTTTCTTCCACTAACTACCTTGGTTTTGGTATAGCGACTTTTCTCTTTGCCCTGATAATTCATGGTACGGACTTTCTCTACAGTAACTCCGTACATTTTTTCAATAGCTTCACGAATTTGCAACTTATTGGCCCTGCGATCTACCACAAACCCATATTTGCCACTTTCGTTTTGCCCTGAGATTTTTTCTGTTACCAGAGGTTTCTTTAAAACTTCCATGATTTATGCAGTAGCTTTTGAGTTAAACAGGGATTCAATTTTTTCTACAGCGCCTTCACTAAGTATCAGATGATTAGCATTCATAATCTCATAAGTATTAAGCTTATCTACTGTTACCACTTTCGTGTTGGGTATATTACGAGAAGAAAGATAGACATTTGCACTAACGTTATCCAGCACTACCAAGGACTTCTCTTGCTGTACAGAAAGAGCATGAAGGATATTTAAGAAAGATTTAGTTTTAGGTGCATCCAAATTGAAGTTTTCCAAAACTGTTACTCTCTCTGCTTTAGCTTTGTATGATAAAGCAGTTCTGCGTGCTAATTTTTTAAGCTTCTTATTTAACTTAAAACTATAGTCACGAGGACGAGGTCCAAATACTCTACCACCTCCTCTAAACACAGGAGACTTGATACTTCCTGCACGGGCAGTACCCGTACCCTTTTGTCTTTTAATCTTTCTGGTAGATCCTGCGATCTCAGCCCTTTCTTTAGATTTATGAGTGCCCTGTCTTTGGTTAGCAAGGTATTGCTTTACATCAAGGTACACGGCATGATCATTTGGCTCTACACCATAGATATCATCAATCAGTTCCACTGATTTGCCGGTATCTTCTCCGCTGATATTTTTTACATTAACTTTCATGATATTACTTCTCAAGTACGATGTAAGAGTTTTTTGCACCTGGCACAGAACCACTTACTAAGATAAGATTTTTTTCAGGCAGGATCTTCAATACTCTAAGGTTGATCATCTTCACTCTTCTACCTCCTGTTCTACCTGCCATTCTCATTCCTTTAAATACTCTTGAAGGAAAAGAGGACGCTCCTATAGACCCTGGCGCTCTTCCGCGGTTGTGCTGACCATGTGTAGCTTGACCTACCCCACCAAATCCATGTCTTTTAACAACTCCTTGAAATCCCTTTCCTTTAGAAGTTCCTATAGCATCTAAAAAGTCGCCTTCATTAAATACTTCTCCTACCAGGATTTCCTTCCCTAGTTTCACTTCATCCTCAAACTCAACTCTGAAGTCTCTGAATTCCACGACTTTCCGCTTA harbors:
- the rpmD gene encoding 50S ribosomal protein L30 is translated as MAKIRITQVKSAIKRPKNQKATIKALGLGKINKTVEVENTPQINGMVIKVSHLVNVTEA
- the rplC gene encoding 50S ribosomal protein L3 gives rise to the protein MSGIIGKKIGMTSIYGADGRSVACTLIEAGPCVITHVKNEDTDGYTAIQLAYGERKEKKTPKALKGHFDRAKTTPKRKVVEFRDFRVEFEDEVKLGKEILVGEVFNEGDFLDAIGTSKGKGFQGVVKRHGFGGVGQATHGQHNRGRAPGSIGASSFPSRVFKGMRMAGRTGGRRVKMINLRVLKILPEKNLILVSGSVPGAKNSYIVLEK
- the rplP gene encoding 50S ribosomal protein L16 — encoded protein: MLQPKRTKYRKKQKGRVKGIAQRGHTIAFGNFALKTLEPGWINSRQIEAARIAMTRFMKREGQVWIRIFPDKPITKKPAEVRMGKGKGAPEYWVAVIKPGHILFELTGVSTAVAQEALRLAAQKLPVKTKFSVRRDYAGL
- the rplW gene encoding 50S ribosomal protein L23 → MEVLKKPLVTEKISGQNESGKYGFVVDRRANKLQIREAIEKMYGVTVEKVRTMNYQGKEKSRYTKTKVVSGRKPSFKKAIVQVAEGEIIDFYSGI
- the rplV gene encoding 50S ribosomal protein L22; this encodes MEAIAKLNNVPTPPRKMRLVANMIRGRKVSEALNMLKFEAKQGAPKMEKLLLSAIANWQERNEDARLEDADLFVKEVRVDGGRMLKRLRPAPQGRAHRIRKRSNHITLVVDSRNEGEGTTTDSKE
- the rplO gene encoding 50S ribosomal protein L15, producing MDLHTIKPAKGSVKTKKRLGRGIGSGFGGTASRGHKGAKSRSGYKKKAGFEGGQMPLQRRVPKFGFRNPNRVEYNAINIGQLQILSEKIGETALSIDTLKKYGLVGKNDKVKILGSGELSAKLEVEAHAFSASAEEAISAAGGSVKKL
- the rpsC gene encoding 30S ribosomal protein S3; the encoded protein is MGQKINPIGFRLGIVKGWDSNWYGGKDFSSKLVEDHEIRKYIDARLPRGGISKVVIERTIKRITLTIHTARPGVVIGKGGSEVDRLKEELKKLTGKEVQINIYEIKRPELDAKLIGASIAQQLAARISYRRAMKQALASAVRVGAQGIKIKVSGRLGGAEMARTEQYKEGRIPLHTLRADIDYAISEAQTVYGKIGVKVWVFKGEVYGKRDLSPNVGTQQQSSGAGNSGGGGRGERRNRRRKK
- the rpsN gene encoding 30S ribosomal protein S14, translated to MARTSVIARERKRKRLVEKYAQKRAELKANGDYEALDKLPKNASPVRLHNRCKLTGRPRGYMRKFGISRVTFREMASNGKIPGITKASW
- the rplR gene encoding 50S ribosomal protein L18, which codes for MAVTNKKLQRRQRIKKSIRRKLSGTSERPRLSVYKSNKAIYAQIINDEVGNTMAHATSLEINTANATIDIAKEVGKKLAEKAIANGISQVVFDRGGYIYHGKVKALAEGAREGGLKF
- the rplX gene encoding 50S ribosomal protein L24 yields the protein MKTFKKKLHIKKDDTVKVIAGNHKGRTAKVLEVFPEKNKAIVEGINLVTKHVKPSAQNPEGGRNEKEAAIHVSKLMLVDPSTGEPTRVGRKQNDKGKLQRYSKKTGEFI
- the rpsS gene encoding 30S ribosomal protein S19, producing MARSLKKGPYIDFRLEKKVDTMNQSNKKSVIKTWSRRSMVSPDFVGHTFAVHNGNKFIPVYVTENMVGHKLGEFAPTRNFRGHISKKDKGKR
- the rplD gene encoding 50S ribosomal protein L4, which produces MKVNVKNISGEDTGKSVELIDDIYGVEPNDHAVYLDVKQYLANQRQGTHKSKERAEIAGSTRKIKRQKGTGTARAGSIKSPVFRGGGRVFGPRPRDYSFKLNKKLKKLARRTALSYKAKAERVTVLENFNLDAPKTKSFLNILHALSVQQEKSLVVLDNVSANVYLSSRNIPNTKVVTVDKLNTYEIMNANHLILSEGAVEKIESLFNSKATA
- the rplN gene encoding 50S ribosomal protein L14, which produces MIQQESRLNVADNSGAKEVLCIRVLGGTGKRYASVGDKIIVTVKSALSSSSLKKGTVSRAVIVRVKKEIRRKDGSYIRFEENAAVLLNANDEPRGTRIFGPVARELREKQFMKIVSLAPEVL
- the rpsQ gene encoding 30S ribosomal protein S17, which encodes MSTERNLRKERIGLVVSNKMDKSITIAVQRKLKHPMYGKFIGKTTKLMAHDEKNECGIGDTVKIMETRPLSKRKRWRLLEVIERAK
- the rplB gene encoding 50S ribosomal protein L2; translated protein: MAIKKLRPITPGQRHRLAPDFADVSKKEPEKSLLVTLKKSGGRNNQGRMTMRYLGGGHKRKIRVIDFKRNKHDVPATVKAIEYDPNRSARLALLFYADGSKSYILAPVGIEVGQQVISGEAVAPEVGNALPLSSIPLGTILHNIELHPGKGGQMARSAGAYAQLLAREGKYATLKLPSGEMRMVLSTCIATVGSVSNVDHMNVVDGKAGRNRWKGRRPRVRGVVMNPVDHPMGGGEGRATGGHPRSRNGIKAKGQKTRTPKKYSNRLIISRKKR
- the rplE gene encoding 50S ribosomal protein L5, with amino-acid sequence MAATETYKPRLKEKYQEDIIPALREKFGYKSIMQVPKIEKICINKGIGAAVADKKLVDVGVEELSTITGQKAVPTYAKKSVSNFKLREGMPIGAKVTLRGNRMYEFLDRLLNVALPRVRDFRGVNDKGFDGRGNYTLGVKEQIIFPEISIDKVNRISGMDITFVTNANTDEECYELLKSMGMPFANSSSSNNR
- the rpmC gene encoding 50S ribosomal protein L29, whose product is MKNSEIKSLNKEELLEKLEAEKETLLKLKFAHGISPIENPMKIRVSRKLIARLKTELRAKELVK
- the rpsH gene encoding 30S ribosomal protein S8, with product MITDPISDYLTRVRNAIKARHRIVEIPASNIKKEITKVLHDKGYIQNYKFEDGVNYQGVIKIALKYNPKNKNSAIVHLERISKPGLRKYAKAENLPRVLNGLGLAILSTSKGVITDKEARELNIGGEILCYVY
- the rplF gene encoding 50S ribosomal protein L6 produces the protein MSRIGKLPIDIPQGVTVSNDKNVITAKGPKGELKQSVDKDIDVKIEEGKITLVRPTDQKRHKALHGLYRALIHNMIEGVNKGYQKQLELVGVGYRATVQQNVIELNLGYSHNIFLGLPEGVSASAETAKGKNPTITLDSHDKQLIGQVAAKIKSLRPVEPYKGKGVRFVGEKIRRKAGKTASK
- the rpsE gene encoding 30S ribosomal protein S5, which codes for MAQNVRSVKASEIDLKERVVAIKRVAKVVKGGRRFSFAAIVVVGNGDGVVGYGLGKANEVTDAITKGVDDAKKNLLKVPVLKGTIPHATLGKYGGGFVLIKPASPGTGVIAGGAMRAVLESAGVHDVLAKSKGSSNPHNVVKATFDALANMRDPYAVAEQRGVTLEKVFNG
- the secY gene encoding preprotein translocase subunit SecY, which produces MKKFITTIRNIFSIEELRTRILNTLGFLIIFRLGSFVVLPGVDPSRLGEGAGGIFGLLDTFLGGAFERASIFGLGIMPYISASIVIQLLTVAVPYFQKLQKEGDSGRKKINQITRVLTIFITFGQGIGYLSYAVPAEAILIDRFFFTVSSLIILTSGTIFCMWLGEKITDKGIGNGISMLIMIGIISRFPGSIVAEALAKGMNGALLFVIEIVALFFVVMAAVMLTQAVRRIPVQYAKQVVGNKVYGGQRQYIPLKVNASGVMPIIFAQSLMFLPGLVASIWADNNDIAASIGSTFSDFTSWQYNLVFGILIILFTFFYTAITINSKQIADDMKRNGGFVPGVKPGQPTAEFIDSVLSRITLPGSLFLALIAVMPALASVAGITTEFSYFYGGTSLLIMVGVILDTLQQIESYLLMRHYEGMMKSGRLKGRSENAAVA